TCCCAATTGAAGCCAGATCTCCGTCTCCCTGATAGGTAAAGACTATCCTGTCATCAGGCAACACTCTTCTTACACCTGTAGCAACAGCCGGTGCGCGTCCGTGTGCCGCCTGAGTCATATCACAATTGAAGTACTCATATGACAGCACGGAGCATCCAACCGATGCAACGCCTATAGTCTGTTCAAGCACGCCGAGTTCTTCAAGAACTTCTCCGGTGATGCGGTGGATGATCCCGTGTGTGCATCCAGGACAGTAATGAGTTTCTTTGTCTGTTAAACCTGCTGTTTTTTTGAACACCGTTTTCATCGAACACCCACCTCCGCATCGACCTTGATAATCTCCTCAAAGATTTCATTCACCGAAGGAATGACACCGCCATTCCTTCCATAAAAACTGACAGGCGCTTTCCCTTCAACTGCAAGGCGGACATCTTCGATCATCTGTCCTGCGCTCATTTCAACAACCAGCATATGTGACGACGTTTCACTGAACCCCGATATGGTCTCGTAAGGGAACGGCCAGAGTGAAATCGGTCTGATCACTCCAACGTTCACCCCTTTTTCTCTCGCTTTTTCAACAGCACTCTGGACAATACGCCCCACTGTTCCGTATGCAACAACAAACCAGTCAGCATCCTCGGCATATTGATACGTCACCCGAGTTTCGCGTTCTCTGATCGCTTTGTATTTATTTTGAAGACGATGATTTCGTTCTTCAAGCAGCACATCATTCAAATCGAGCGAAGTGATGGTCTTTGGAGGTCCATCTCCTGCCGTTCCCGTTACGGCCCAATCTTTATTGTGTATCATGACTTCCTGTTCGACAGATTCAAAATCCACCGGTTCCATCATTTGGCCAAGCATCCCGTCCCCGAGGATAATAACAGGGGTCCGGTACTCATCAGCAATCCTGAAGGCCTGTTGTGTCAATTCTGCGATTTCCTGCAAGGAGGCCGGAGCCAGAACCGGTGTATAGTAATCACCATGACCTCCGCCCCTCGTCACCTGGAAGTAATCCGACTGAGCAGGCTGAATATTTCCAAGTCCAGGGCCTCCGCGTCCCACATTGACAATCACCGCAGGCAGTTCAGCCCCGGCGAGGTAAGAAATCCCCTCCTGCTTCAGACTGAAGCCCGGGCTTGAAGAAGATGTCATGACCCGGACTCCTGCAGATGCTGCGCCATATACCATATTAATCGCACTTACTTCACTCTCGGCCTGCAAAAAGACGCCACCTTCTTCAGGCAAACGTTTTGCCATATAAGCCACCAGTTCACTCTGCGGTGTAATGGGATATCCGAAAAAATAATAACACCCGGCCTGAATCGCAGCTTCCCCGATAACCTCATTCCCTTTCATTAACACCTTCACCACAGCAATCACTCCCGTATGTTTAAAGTCTCTGTTGAATACTACGCTGTTTTTTTAGGTCGAAATACGGAGATCACGGCATCGGGACACATACGGGCACAGGCTGTACAACTGGTGCATGCTTCCTGATTGACCACTTCCACAGGCTGATAGCCCTTTGCATTCATCCTGTCAGCTGTCTGAATGATCTGTTGCGGACAGACTGATACACAAAGACCGCAGCCTTTACAGGTTTCTTCATGAAACTGAACTCTGATCATTTAAACCCCTCCTCCATTCACCAGGGTGCCCTTAATTTCCGCTCAAACTGCAGAGGCAGCACTAGCTGGTTTTGTTCAGCCGGCGTCCAGCTTTCAAACACACTTGTTTCGATCATGGTTCCTTTGAGAGGGATCTTCAGTGCTTCTGACACGGAGGAAATAACTTCCCCCGCTTTTTTGTATATCACCAAAATCCAACGGATCTCCGGCGAGATGTGTATTATGAATAATTCCTGATACCTTTAGTCTCATGGTTGTTTCAATTTCCTGAATCGAAGACAGAATTTTTTCAGCGCTCGATACTTCCGGTCTGTTCAGATTCGCCACAAACCATAATTCATACTCACGGTTCGCAATCAGATTTGAAAACTGACCGACCGCAAGCGCTCCTTCTTTGCCTCCGCCTGCATCGATAATTACTCTTTGATTCGGCTTTTTCAGTCTTGCAGAAACCTTCGGACTGACAACAGGCAGATCAGATTGCATCAGTTCCACTTTCGGTGCCACCAGATCAATCAGATTCTTTTCGAGCCATGCCCTCATTTCCCTGGCTCTGAAATATGGATTTATCACATCAAGATCACACAAGGCAACATCTTTCGTATCGGCTTCACGCCATTCAAGCGCTTTAAGCAGTGCAAATTCTGTTTTTCCGGATCCGAAATGCCCTGTTACGACGAGACAATCCAATGTCATCACTCCCTCTCACCATAAAGTATACCCGACTTATGTAAGCGTTTTCAACAATTAGAAATAAACTTCATAAAAATGTTGAAAATAGAAAAAACCGAATCATCTGATCCGGTTTTAAAGCCACTCCTGCCAAATTGGATAAGTTACCATTCCGATTACAATCAACAGAAAAAGCACAAGCCATATTTTTACCAGGAAGTAATCATTCTTCTTTCTTTCTGGTCTCCGGTAAAGAGGATATGAATGTGATTCATCCTGTGCATGATCGTCAGCCGGACTAGCGAGAAGGTTTTCTTCCTGCTCATGATGATTTGATTCATTCTTCTGAACATGCTCTTCCTCCGTACGATCATACGTGGCGACTGACGGGCTCACTTTTTTTCTTTTACGTTTTCTGCCGTGAACCTGATTCCTTGGAGGCAATTTTCTGTCAGTCGAGATGTCTTTTTGGTCTTCGCTCATGTCAGTCCGTCACCTTTCTGTTCATTATGCGTATATCGAATATATAAACCCAAGAGGAAATCAATAAAAAAATGAGCCGTGATTACCGACAGGAGATTACCCGTCCACAAAAAAAGCATACCCAACGAGAAACTCAGTGCAGTCATAAACCCCATCAAAAACGGTTTTGACAAATAACGAAGATGCACCAGAATAAATAAAAGTGAAGCAATAATCAGACCGAATTGTGACTGCAGTACACCCCTGAACAAGATCTCTTCACTGATTCCTATAATAGCAGTAAGAATCAGAATATGAAAGGGATGCAGATTTTTAAACAGACGGTTATTAATACCACCGTCATCCATCCATTCTTCAGGTAGAATCCGATCAAGAATAATTTCCAGTGTCACCACCGCTGCAGCAAAAACCATTCCGATTAATACAGCATGAAACGACCAGGAAATGCTCTGAACCCAATAAAAAGGAGTCCCCCAAAAGATAACACTTAAGAGCAGCGCCACGCCCAAAATGATGACTTGTGTCGCGTACACATTCAAAATCAAACCTCTGTCACTCATCTGTTTCACGAGTTCTGCCTGTCTATTCATGAAACTTCGCCTCTCCCGTCAGTTTCCAATAAAGCCGGTCTTGCCAATTGATTTGAATGTTGCGATAATTCGGTTCAACTGTTTGTTCTGAACGTATGACTGGCCTGTCCTCCTGGCAACGGCTGCAGCAATAGCGGGGCTTTTCATGCGGTTGTTCAGAGAAATAGTTCATTAAGCCGTTTCGGATGCAATCTGCCTCACCAATCAGCTGATGCATTTCTCTCACCTGTTTCATCTTTTCGATCTGCCTGAGTTGAAAATGCTTCTTAATGTCCATCAGTATATCGTTGATCCTCTTTCGCGGAGGCAGAATTCGATTCTGTTCATCGATTACACCATATGCCTTCAAATAGTGAGTCACCATCTTTCTCTGATTTTCAGGAATAAATGAAACAGCCGGGTCAACCGATTGATGATCACTCTCGGTAAAAAATGCACTTAACTGATCCATCCGCGCCTCTTCCGGAAATTCAGACTCCACCATCCAGACAGGGAGTTTCACATCCTGATCGGTCCAAAAAAGCTTTACCTCGCTTTGCCGGCCATCCCGACCTGCCCTCCCGATTTCCTGAATGTATTGTTCCACCGATGACGGAACATGCAGATGTATGATCCGTGCGATATTCGTCTTATTGATTCCCATTCCGAACGCATTCGTCGCGCAAACCGCCTGGATCTGATCATAGAAAAACTGTTGTTGGATCAACAGACGGTCCTCTTTGCTCATACCACCATGATACGGGTGCGCATCTGTCCCATGATACCGCATAAATTCACTGTAGGCCTCTGTATCGCTCCTCGTCCCGCAATAGACAATAACCGGGCCTTCACCTTCTTGAACGGCTTTTTTTAAGGCCTTCTGTTTCTCCCCTTCCGTCTCACAGAAAGTCATTTCCATAAAAATGTTATTCCGGTTCATTGTCGATACAAATGAAACGGGGTCGTTCATACCAAGCTGTCTGACGATATCTTCTCTCACGTCTTCAGTTGCTGTTGCGGTCAATGCCAGGGTGACAGGATGCCCCAAAGAACGAATCACAGTACCCAATTTAAGATAATCTGTTCTGAATTCATGGCCCCATTGTGAAATACAGTGCGCTTCATCGATGACAAACATAGCAATCTTGTAAGACCCCAGCACAGATTTGACTTCCGGCTTTTGAAGCATTTCCGGGGACAGGTACAGAACATCGAGACGGGAAATCCCCTTTAACAGTTCTTTTTTTTCTTCGTACTGCAACATGCTGCTTAGATGGGCAACATGTTTATACCCTTCAGCCCTGAGTTGCATGACCTGATCTTCCATTAATGATACAAGGGGAGAAACAACTACCGTCAATCCTTCTGTCAATTTCGACGGCAACAGATAACAGATACTTTTCCCTGATCCCGTCGGCATCACTGCCAACGTATCATGACCATTCAGAACCGATTCGATAATTTCTTTTTGGTCATATCTGAATGAGGAATAGCCAAACCAGTCTTGCAGTGCTTGCTCAAGATTCATTGTTTCCGCCTCCTCGCCATCGCCATTGCGATCCGCAGCTGCAAATAAGTATATTTTCCGCCTGTTGCTTCTTTTAACAGCCGGAGTCTCGTCAGGTTATATTCGCGAATATGCTTTAGAATCTCCTTTAGCTCAGTCTCTTCAAGATAAGGACCATAATCAAAATCATAATCGACGTGAGCCAGTTCAACAATATGATCTTCCACCGTGCTGATTTTCAACTTCCTTGTCTTTGACACCTCTTGAAGTGAAAGACCCTTGTTAAGCAGCTGACGCGTTTGTTTCGCTGACTCTGTTAATGCTTCATCATCCTCAAAAGCGGTCTTTGGCATGAGCATATTCAGGATCGGGTAGGCTGCAGGATTAAAATCATGAGCAGCAAGCAAGGCATGAAGAGCACTCCGAACCATAATATACGCTTCAAAAGGTGACATCTGATAGTTGGAAGATAATTGGGCATACGAGAGGCCCACTTCATTTTTTACTGTCAGACGATCGACAAACAAGGCTTGGACCGGTTCATTCAAATCTTGGAGCGGAAACAGCAGCTCCTGATACATTGCCTCAATTAATTCATTCAACGAACGGTTTTTTAAAACCGATTTTACCTGTTGCTGAATCCGCATATCAGATGATACCGGGAAGAAAAAACGGTCACCTTGTTTTAAATGGGAGAGCGTCTGGATAAACAGTGATAAAGATTCCCAAAGATGAGCAGCTCGACCTGTCCACTCATAATTCATACCATCAAATTCTTCAGAAAGAGGGTGAGCCGTTTCAGACAATCCGTCGGCAGTCTTTTGGAGATCTTCATGAAAAGTGGCTCTCAGAGTCTTCTCGAAGGAATTTCTGATTTCCCCCGGTGCATATTTCAAGATTCCCGCAAACTGTTCAAGATGAAACAGATGGAGATCAGAAATGGTTTGGGCGGTCCGGTTTCCGAGTAAAATTTGCATCAACGCAGACAGTGTGCGCTGACCATTAATTTTCCGATGCAAAAAGACAGCTGCACGATGGTCAAAATCCATGTGGTACGCCTCCTTTCGTTAATAAAGATTCCTTGTGCATCGTTCACAACGCCTGCTGTGATAAGGATTCTCAATTACATTTTCTATTGAAATGTTTCGTGGTAACCTTTACAATGAATATATAGAGAACAGACTTCTTCTCGGAAGATGTTCTTAAAAAAATACCCTGAAAAGGGATTCTATATTTCAATGGGAGGTTTTTGTAATGGCAAAGTACACGATTGTAGACAAAGATACCTGTATCGCATGTGGTGCTTGCGGATCAGCAGCACCAGACATCTATGACTATGATGATGACGGTATCGCATGGGTTATTCTTGATGACAACCAGGGTACGGCAGAAGTACCGGAAGAGCTCTATGAAGATATGGAAGACGCTCTTGACGGCTGCCCGACTGACTCCATCAAGATTGCTGAAGAGCCGTTTGACGGCGACGCACTTAAGTTCGAATAGGATTCACATGCATACCAGAACCACCGGCTCATGCCGGTGGTTCTTTTTTGTCTTGCAGATCATTTCGGTCTCTTACTCAGCCCCTGATTCCCATTGATGATGAATGATAATCCGATCTTTCTTCACAGAAATCCATCCGAGTTTTTCCCATTTTTTAAGCTGTCGGCTGACTGTTTCACGAGTTGAACCGATTAAATAACCGATCTCCTGATGTGTCAAAATGATTTCATCTCCTTGAACTTTAATGAGATGATCCATCGCAGACTTAAGCCTCGAAGAAACGTCCAGAGAAAGCAGTTCATTGAGCTTTCGCTGCAGCATCAGCATATTTTCATTCATCATCTGAATGATTTTTATGGCTATTTCCGGCTTATTCAGAATGAGGCTTTCGATCTGTTCAACAGGGATCGCCAGTACTTTTACTTCTTTTTTGGCTGTTGCTGTTCCAGGATATACGGAATGATCAAAAAGCCCTGCGTGAGGGAATACTTCTCCCGCAGACAGCACATTTATCACACTTTCATTCCCGTTTTCAGTGAGTTTTGAGATCAATACGGTTCCTGATCCCAATACAAACAAGTACTTTTTATCATCACCTTCCCAGAACAGCCGCTCTTTATCATTTAATGTTTGTTCATACCCAAAGGAAATGACCTCATCAATTTCCTGATCGTTCAATCCACCAAACAGAACTGACGACTTGAAATGCTGCTTCCATCTCATTTCTGTTCACCATCATGAATAAATACAGCCTTTTCAACACCCGCAATATGATCATACATCGCACGGTAGGCAGCATCACTATCCTGCATTTTGACTGCATTATAAATGGCTGCATGCTCCTCATAAAGCTGTTTCATTTTTTTCTTCATTTGAATACAAAAACAATTGGCGAGCCTCTTTCATCGATTCCTCAACTGTTTCAGAGATCGTTGTCATTAAACGTTCCAGCATTTGATTCCCAGCCGCAGTAACTATCGCCATATGAAATGCGATATCTGCCTGTTCACCCAGACTCCCGTCTCCTTCAGCCAATTTCATCTCATGAAGAATCCGTTCAAGCTTGCGTAAATCCGCATCAGATCTTTTTTCGGCCGCAATGGCTGCTGCTCCGGTCTCATTTAATTTTCGGACCTCAAACAGTTGCTTTAAATCTTCCTGTTCCAATACGGAAGGAATCATCTTTCCTGACAGATCCACCGCTGTTTTTTTAACAAACGTTCCCTCTCCCTGACGGATCTCAATCAGTCCCATTGCCTTTAAGGCACTGAGTGCTTCACGAATCGCAGAGCGGCCCACGTCAAAATCCTCCGAGAGCTGCTGGACAGACGGAAGACGCTCTCCCTGTTTAAATTGGCCATCCATTATCATTTCAGTCAATTGTTCTGCAACAATTTCATAAATCTTTTTTGATTTAACCTGTTTAATCATGATATATACTCCTTAATCAATCTTGACATCTCTGTTTGTATTGTACCTTTTAACCTGACCAATTTCAATTTCGTCTGTCTCCGATAAATCACTCACTCCCTGTCTCTGTTATCTATCCGTCTGATTTCCTCATTTGTCCAACCAGTCCGGACTTTGATCAAGCTGTCCGACAAATAGCGGTTCGCCGTTCTCGCAGAAACAGCCGAATCGGACACACCGGCAATATTTTTTGAATTTGTTTTGCAATCACAATGAAAATCCGAACGTTTGTAAGCGCTACCACAAATAATGTATGATTTTTTGACAAGTTGCTGTGGTAAATTATCAGAATTTCGTGTTAATATTGTATAATCAAACTATTCACACACACAGGAGTTGAGCGAAGTGAGCGCAAACACAAAAGAACGGACAGAGAACAAACAATTTACAGTTTTGGTTTCCGACCAGATGAGCGAAGAAGGGTTAAAACCTGTCATTGAATCCGATGAAGTCAATGTGGTATTTGAAAACGTCTTGTCAACAACCATCCCCCTTGAAGAAGTCGATGCATTAATCATCCGCAGTGCCACGACAGTAACTGCTGACATCATTCAGAAAATGCCGAACTTAAAGATCATTGGACGTGCTGGCGTCGGAGTGGACAATGTTGATTTGGATGCTGCAACTGCCAATGGTGTGGTTGTGGTGAATGCACCTGACGGTAACACCATCTCCACAGCCGAACACACCTTTGCCATGCTGGCATCCGTGGTTCGTAATATTCCACAAGCCAATCAGTCCATGAAAGAAGGACGATGGGATCGAAAATTGTATACGGGTACTGAGTTATTTGGAAAAACACTCGGTATTGTCGGATTCGGCAGAATCGGCTCAGAAATCGCCTCAAGAGCACGCGCATTTAAAATGAATGTCGTTGCCTACGATCCGTTTTTGACCGAATCAAGGGCAGAGAAAAACAAAGTGACGATCATGGACCTAGATGAACTGCTTGAATCAGCTGACTTCATCAGTGTCCACACTCCTTTAACAAAAGAAACCAAAGGGATGATCAGCACTGAACGCCTCAAAAAAATGAAAAAAAATGCTTATTTATTGAACTGTGCCCGTGGCGGCATTATCGACGAAGATGCTTTGTATCAAGCCATTAAACAAGGTGACATCAAAGGTGCCGCCGTTGATGTATATGAAGAGGAACCTGCAAAGAATCATCCATTAACTGAACTTGACGAGGTTATTACAACCCCGCATATTGCTGCATCAACAGATGAAGCTCAGTTGAACGTAGCAGAACAGGTCGCTGTCGAAATCCTCGACTATCTGAAAGGGAAACCTGCACCGCACGCTCTGAACTTACCGCATATTGATGCCGATGAATTTGAAAAAATGGCACCCATCACTTCTCTTACGAAAGTTCTTGGTGAGACCGCCACACAACTCTTCCGCGAGCCCGTAAAAGAGGTGGAAATGCACTATGCTGGCGAACTTTCCCACCAGGAAACAGGTCTCTTTAATCGCAGTTTTCTTGCCGGTTTCTTTAAACACCGGGTTGATTCATATGTGAATGAAGTCAATGCGGTCGCAATCGCAAAGGAACGGGAAATCAATGTTTCCGAAAAGCATACGAACGAATCTTACGGATACTCGAACATGATCGGCGCGACTATCCGGGGAGAAAAGCGCGAACTGTTCATCGTCGGCACATACAGCAAAGAGTTCGGCCCTAGAATTGTCAGAATTAATGAATTTTCATTTGAATTCCAGCCGGGTAAACATACACTGTTCGTTCAGCACAATGACCGCCCGGGTGTTATCGGTAAAGTCGGACAGCTCTTGGGTACCCATGACGTGAATATTGCTACAATGCAGGTTGGCCGTCATTCTGAAGGCGGGAAAGCCATTATGCTGCTCGGCACTGATAAAGCATGCAATGGTGATGTAATTACTGCATTCGAAACGTTTGATGAAGTGGAATCCGTCCAAACCATAGAACTCTAACAGTCGATTTGAATTGCTCATCATCAACATTTTATGATATGATTGTCGTCGATGTAACATAATTTCATAGAATAGAGAAAGGTTGTTGAGCATTAATGATCAAAAGCGGTAAAAAAGCCTGGTTGGCTTTGCCACTCAGTGCAGTATTCGTCCTGAGTGCATGCAGTGGTAATGAAGAGGGAACGACTCTGTTGGATAATGAGAATGATAACGGAGCAGATCAAAGCGAAACAGAGGCATCCAATCAATCTGATCCATCAGCAGAACCTTCAGAAAGTGTTCTCAATCTCGAAGGAGATGTCGTTGCCACTGTCAATGGTGAAGATATTCCAATGGCAAATCTCGAAATGCAGCTGCAACAGTATGAAATGATGTTTGCCCAACAGGGCATTGATTTTGAAGATGAGGAAAATATGGCTCTGCTTATGCAGATTCAAGAAGGCATTGTAGACGAATTAATCCAGCTTGAGCTCCTTGTTCAGGAAGCAGACAGTCAGAACATTCAAGCCGATGAAGATGAGGTTCAGGCAGAAATGGAACAGATTCGCAGCCAGTTTGACGATGACTTCGAAGAGGTTCTTGCCTCTCAAGG
This genomic window from [Bacillus] selenitireducens MLS10 contains:
- a CDS encoding 3-methyl-2-oxobutanoate dehydrogenase subunit VorB → MVKVLMKGNEVIGEAAIQAGCYYFFGYPITPQSELVAYMAKRLPEEGGVFLQAESEVSAINMVYGAASAGVRVMTSSSSPGFSLKQEGISYLAGAELPAVIVNVGRGGPGLGNIQPAQSDYFQVTRGGGHGDYYTPVLAPASLQEIAELTQQAFRIADEYRTPVIILGDGMLGQMMEPVDFESVEQEVMIHNKDWAVTGTAGDGPPKTITSLDLNDVLLEERNHRLQNKYKAIRERETRVTYQYAEDADWFVVAYGTVGRIVQSAVEKAREKGVNVGVIRPISLWPFPYETISGFSETSSHMLVVEMSAGQMIEDVRLAVEGKAPVSFYGRNGGVIPSVNEIFEEIIKVDAEVGVR
- a CDS encoding 4Fe-4S binding protein; the protein is MIRVQFHEETCKGCGLCVSVCPQQIIQTADRMNAKGYQPVEVVNQEACTSCTACARMCPDAVISVFRPKKTA
- a CDS encoding CPBP family intramembrane glutamic endopeptidase; amino-acid sequence: MNRQAELVKQMSDRGLILNVYATQVIILGVALLLSVIFWGTPFYWVQSISWSFHAVLIGMVFAAAVVTLEIILDRILPEEWMDDGGINNRLFKNLHPFHILILTAIIGISEEILFRGVLQSQFGLIIASLLFILVHLRYLSKPFLMGFMTALSFSLGMLFLWTGNLLSVITAHFFIDFLLGLYIRYTHNEQKGDGLT
- a CDS encoding RecQ family ATP-dependent DNA helicase produces the protein MNLEQALQDWFGYSSFRYDQKEIIESVLNGHDTLAVMPTGSGKSICYLLPSKLTEGLTVVVSPLVSLMEDQVMQLRAEGYKHVAHLSSMLQYEEKKELLKGISRLDVLYLSPEMLQKPEVKSVLGSYKIAMFVIDEAHCISQWGHEFRTDYLKLGTVIRSLGHPVTLALTATATEDVREDIVRQLGMNDPVSFVSTMNRNNIFMEMTFCETEGEKQKALKKAVQEGEGPVIVYCGTRSDTEAYSEFMRYHGTDAHPYHGGMSKEDRLLIQQQFFYDQIQAVCATNAFGMGINKTNIARIIHLHVPSSVEQYIQEIGRAGRDGRQSEVKLFWTDQDVKLPVWMVESEFPEEARMDQLSAFFTESDHQSVDPAVSFIPENQRKMVTHYLKAYGVIDEQNRILPPRKRINDILMDIKKHFQLRQIEKMKQVREMHQLIGEADCIRNGLMNYFSEQPHEKPRYCCSRCQEDRPVIRSEQTVEPNYRNIQINWQDRLYWKLTGEAKFHE
- a CDS encoding helix-turn-helix domain-containing protein, whose product is MDFDHRAAVFLHRKINGQRTLSALMQILLGNRTAQTISDLHLFHLEQFAGILKYAPGEIRNSFEKTLRATFHEDLQKTADGLSETAHPLSEEFDGMNYEWTGRAAHLWESLSLFIQTLSHLKQGDRFFFPVSSDMRIQQQVKSVLKNRSLNELIEAMYQELLFPLQDLNEPVQALFVDRLTVKNEVGLSYAQLSSNYQMSPFEAYIMVRSALHALLAAHDFNPAAYPILNMLMPKTAFEDDEALTESAKQTRQLLNKGLSLQEVSKTRKLKISTVEDHIVELAHVDYDFDYGPYLEETELKEILKHIREYNLTRLRLLKEATGGKYTYLQLRIAMAMARRRKQ
- a CDS encoding ferredoxin, which codes for MAKYTIVDKDTCIACGACGSAAPDIYDYDDDGIAWVILDDNQGTAEVPEELYEDMEDALDGCPTDSIKIAEEPFDGDALKFE
- a CDS encoding Crp/Fnr family transcriptional regulator, producing the protein MRWKQHFKSSVLFGGLNDQEIDEVISFGYEQTLNDKERLFWEGDDKKYLFVLGSGTVLISKLTENGNESVINVLSAGEVFPHAGLFDHSVYPGTATAKKEVKVLAIPVEQIESLILNKPEIAIKIIQMMNENMLMLQRKLNELLSLDVSSRLKSAMDHLIKVQGDEIILTHQEIGYLIGSTRETVSRQLKKWEKLGWISVKKDRIIIHHQWESGAE
- a CDS encoding FCD domain-containing protein, yielding MKQLYEEHAAIYNAVKMQDSDAAYRAMYDHIAGVEKAVFIHDGEQK
- a CDS encoding FadR/GntR family transcriptional regulator, which encodes MIKQVKSKKIYEIVAEQLTEMIMDGQFKQGERLPSVQQLSEDFDVGRSAIREALSALKAMGLIEIRQGEGTFVKKTAVDLSGKMIPSVLEQEDLKQLFEVRKLNETGAAAIAAEKRSDADLRKLERILHEMKLAEGDGSLGEQADIAFHMAIVTAAGNQMLERLMTTISETVEESMKEARQLFLYSNEEKNETAL
- the serA gene encoding phosphoglycerate dehydrogenase, with protein sequence MSANTKERTENKQFTVLVSDQMSEEGLKPVIESDEVNVVFENVLSTTIPLEEVDALIIRSATTVTADIIQKMPNLKIIGRAGVGVDNVDLDAATANGVVVVNAPDGNTISTAEHTFAMLASVVRNIPQANQSMKEGRWDRKLYTGTELFGKTLGIVGFGRIGSEIASRARAFKMNVVAYDPFLTESRAEKNKVTIMDLDELLESADFISVHTPLTKETKGMISTERLKKMKKNAYLLNCARGGIIDEDALYQAIKQGDIKGAAVDVYEEEPAKNHPLTELDEVITTPHIAASTDEAQLNVAEQVAVEILDYLKGKPAPHALNLPHIDADEFEKMAPITSLTKVLGETATQLFREPVKEVEMHYAGELSHQETGLFNRSFLAGFFKHRVDSYVNEVNAVAIAKEREINVSEKHTNESYGYSNMIGATIRGEKRELFIVGTYSKEFGPRIVRINEFSFEFQPGKHTLFVQHNDRPGVIGKVGQLLGTHDVNIATMQVGRHSEGGKAIMLLGTDKACNGDVITAFETFDEVESVQTIEL
- a CDS encoding SurA N-terminal domain-containing protein gives rise to the protein MIKSGKKAWLALPLSAVFVLSACSGNEEGTTLLDNENDNGADQSETEASNQSDPSAEPSESVLNLEGDVVATVNGEDIPMANLEMQLQQYEMMFAQQGIDFEDEENMALLMQIQEGIVDELIQLELLVQEADSQNIQADEDEVQAEMEQIRSQFDDDFEEVLASQGYTEDLLENEIRDSLKLNQLLSPEYIETLDFEVTDEELEEAYEQQAAQNPEIGPFEDLRDDLELQVVQSKYLEQLYEDADIEILI